CGGCGAAATCATCGAGATCGCGCGCAAACGACAGCAGCATCTCCGCGGAGACCTGCTGTCTGGCCGCGGACTTCTCGTGACCCTTGTAGTTTTTGAGCACCATCAGCGATCGGGTGGCGTTGATCCGGAAGTATCGCTCCAGGAGGTCGGTATCCGAAAGCGCCTCCCTGAGCTCTCCGGGGGCGTCGGCGGGGTCGAGATCACGGAGCACGTCCGCGACGTCGACACGGCGGTTCAGTGGCATCGAGACGGTGAAACCGTTGTCGGCGACGGCCACCTGGACGTTCGTGGTGGCACGCCGGGAACACCGGTGGGCCACCAGCCGCGAGAGACCGTCGTTGAACCGACGCCCGTAGACCGAGTGGACGTAGTAGTGCCGTCGGTATCGATCCCGGTCGCGGACTTCCTCGACGACGATCCGGTCGGGCGTAGCGATACTCTCGATTCCGGCGTATCGGTGCTGTTCGTCGTACGTCCGGGCGATCGACCGAACGCTGTTTTCGTCGAGGGGGAACTCCCGGAGCCAGGTTCGGAGGCCGGGAGGGCCGCCCGATTCGATCCGGTTACACACCTCCGCCTGGAACGCGAGGATCTCCCGGCCGAGATCGTACGACAGCGGGAGCCGTTCGGAGTACCACGACGGAACGGTTGGGCGTGCGGAGGTCGGATCGACGTACACTTTCGATCCCCGTCGGTATCGGTACTCGAACCGCCTGCCGCCGAGGACGAACACGTCGCCCGGATCGAGGGTGTCCAGATACGACTCGTCGAGGTCGCCGACCCACTCCTCGTCACTCCGGGTGAACACCCCGCAGGTGAACGAGTCGGGGATAGTCCCGATGTTCGTCATGTAGATGACGCGGGCGAGTCGGCCCCGTTTTCCGATCAGCGGCTCGCCGACGTCGTATTCGGGATGGTGATGCCCCCCGTCGGGCGGATCGTTCGTGTCCCGCCAGACTTTCGCGTAGACGTTCCGGTCTTCGAGCCCGTCGTAGTCGGCGGTCAGATACCGGAGCAAACGCTCCCAGTCGTCGTCTTCGAACTCCCGATACGGATACGCTCGTCGGAGTGTTTCCTCCAGTTCGGCTTCGGGGCGGACCTCGGCGATCGCCATCCCGTAGACGTGCTGGGCGGCGACATCGAGGGCCTTTTCCGGGACGAACACCCGGTCGACGAACCCCTCCTCGGCCTTCCGGAGCATCACCGCACACTCGAGGAGTTCGTCGCGATCGAGCGCGATCACCCGCCCCTCGACGATTTCGCCGACCTGATGACCCGCGCGACCGACACGCTGGAGCAGCGCCGCGACGGATTTGGGGGAGCCGACCTGGACGACGAGATCGAGATGTGGCATGTCGATGCCGAGTTCGAGGCTCGTCGAGGTGGTGACGACGTCGAGGGTGCCCTCCTTGAGCCGCCGTTCGATCGACTGACGTCGGTCCTTCGAGATGGAGCCGTGATGACAGCCGGAGTTGCCCTCGTCGTAGCCGTCGAACCGTTCACGGAGGTTGTGGAGTACCCGCTCTGCACCCGACCGCGTGTTGGTGAACACCAGCGTGTTCGTGTGCGAGTCGATCAGTTCGTGGAGTCGTTCGTAAAAGCGATCCGTGACGACGTCCCTCGATTCGCCGATGAGGTCGTGTGTGGGGCACTCCAGTTGGAGGTCGAAGTCGCGCACGA
The Halalkaliarchaeum desulfuricum DNA segment above includes these coding regions:
- a CDS encoding ATP-dependent helicase; translation: MRGRELLAEASGIDEFPFDPETVEIRDADVLERLSPVVGEWWVDQFGGFVPQNRGFFTPPQREAIPLIDEGENALVAAPTGSGKTLASFTAIIDELYRRDRTDGLENAVYCLYVSPLKSLANDVHRNLTVPLSGITERLEERGIDAEIRHAIRHGDTDDRTRQRMLEETPHILNTTPETLAILLNAPKFREKLRSVEYVVVDEIHSLADNKRGTHLSVSLERLEDLADVSPTRIGCSATVEPLSTMAEFLVGREPDANHAGDSMAPRDYEIVDTRFVRDFDLQLECPTHDLIGESRDVVTDRFYERLHELIDSHTNTLVFTNTRSGAERVLHNLRERFDGYDEGNSGCHHGSISKDRRQSIERRLKEGTLDVVTTSTSLELGIDMPHLDLVVQVGSPKSVAALLQRVGRAGHQVGEIVEGRVIALDRDELLECAVMLRKAEEGFVDRVFVPEKALDVAAQHVYGMAIAEVRPEAELEETLRRAYPYREFEDDDWERLLRYLTADYDGLEDRNVYAKVWRDTNDPPDGGHHHPEYDVGEPLIGKRGRLARVIYMTNIGTIPDSFTCGVFTRSDEEWVGDLDESYLDTLDPGDVFVLGGRRFEYRYRRGSKVYVDPTSARPTVPSWYSERLPLSYDLGREILAFQAEVCNRIESGGPPGLRTWLREFPLDENSVRSIARTYDEQHRYAGIESIATPDRIVVEEVRDRDRYRRHYYVHSVYGRRFNDGLSRLVAHRCSRRATTNVQVAVADNGFTVSMPLNRRVDVADVLRDLDPADAPGELREALSDTDLLERYFRINATRSLMVLKNYKGHEKSAARQQVSAEMLLSFARDLDDFAVLEETYREIMEDKLDLAGIREVLGAIQSGDLEVETRRLDGPSPRAFGLATLSASDVVLAEDESAVLQEFHARVRSEIGDSGREESPDPGGDGDA